The sequence ATCACAGCTGAAAAAAACCCAATATTCCACATGATCCATAAACCTCGTAAACAATTTCGcaatattttaatcaaaattcgTTTCAAGATATATCGTGTCATCTCTAAAACACGAGTTTAACAAAACGTGCTGAAAACTAGTgacaaaaagaaagaaacgTGTAATTATAATAAGGACACTTTGCCACTTGAAATTCTATCCGTCTTCTGAATAAAGCTTCATAGTTTACGCGTTTTGTTTACTTAGGCTAAATTATTAGATTTGCCATAcaacgttttcttttttcaagtaaatCTAACTAGAAGTCAATTTCGAGtagtgattttgaaaatattttcattgttttataTGTTTTAGAGTATGAAAAGCTTCACAGGCACCAACACCCGATAGGGACtgttttggtttattttttatgtcagtttttttttattaatttgaattgtagcttcaaaacaaaaattcttgTGGCATTCTGACAAAACACTATGAGGAATTTTGATGATTAATTTGCTAAAAGaaggcaaaaaaagtttgatgtttttgttattttttgtcttttcatTTATCACACGAACCACATCTTTTTGTTCCCCACAAAAATTATGCTTAtattctttttctcatttacaAATACTTATTTCTGTCAACTTTATCACTCAAGTTaagttaaatttcaataaaaatcataaacaATACAACATTTAAGATGTCTGTAAAATTAGATGATCTCACTGGTATGCTCAATCTAATTAGCCATGAGAAGCATATCCAGCATTTAGATGATTTGGTCACAAGATATCGCGAACTTGTTTGCCAACTGTGCACCGTCGTAAGTCCAATAGTTTTCTTTTCACAAATTATGCTCAATTTTAAGATTGAAATGGAGTGCATGTCCGAACAGGAATACattcttgaaatttatgaTGAAGCTTTTGGAACCGGCCAACGCGTCATTAACAACGAGTTTCCGTTAGCGACTACTAGTGAGGAGTTTGTGGTTAGTCAAAGAAAACAGTTGAACGCTTATATAAATATAATAAACTTTCACTCAATTTCCTTGTACCTAAAACCAAAACTGATTGCAATTATAAACTAAGATGTAAAACATATTCCAGGCCATGATTGGGAAAATGGAGCGATCAGTGTATCGCCTTGAAGCTGTGAAAAGAGTTCTCAAAATCTGTTTCATTAACAATTTCATACGGTTTGATGataatttcaatgtttgatTTCATTTGCTTACTATGTTATTATCAAATTCGACCAATTAACAAATTGTGATTTCCAAAGtagtttattttcaattcatatGGTGTAGAACATATCCATTTATAGAACTCCCCGTCATAAAAGTTTCTCAATATCTCTGTTGTGCATAGTCATTTCTTCTTGGTGAATCATATTGAACATGATGAACCCTTCCCGGATTTTGAAATACAACCTGCAAAATAGGGACTTAGGAACATGGCAATTCTTATTCATAATACCTCTCGATTTGAATTGTACTGAACCTGCATCTGATATGATCTTCTGACTGCCCGACAAATGTAGCATGCTACAAGGGAAGAACAAGTGAGcagaacaataaaaaatgaaatgatcaTTAACCACCTGAAATTAGGATGCTATAAGTAGGCATTCAAAACACAAAAGTTGAAGAACTTACATCATAAATTTTGGATCGAATGGGATACAGACGAACTTTTTACCCATATTGTTGCAATTGTCCATGAATACACATTCAGATTTATCGCAGTGAGAACGACCTAGAAATAATTCTACATAGTATCGCAGActaccatttttcaaagtagGGTTTAGATagcaagaaaaatgttttaatattattcaaattatttctcGGAATTCAGTTAAAAATGTGTTCGCGTtgagttaaatttttataggGTTTCAACTTATTGTACCTGAACAAACATGCGGCAATGCTCgaatgttttcgaaatttaaaattaaaagaaacaccaaaaatcatgataaaactGGTTAAAtcaatctgaaacaaaaacttgctaaaataccgtatttcctcttttAGCCtagcatgcaagactaattttcaattaatctgTAGGGGTGCAAGCCTAATAGAGGCGGCAAGAATAACTTTCCGGTGCCCAACTGCtttagaaaattaatcaaaCCTTTACAAAAATGTGATGATGACGCCgtttaaacaaaaatacatacttttcaactgtttcaacCTATTTGAACGCTTTTATGTTTAGTTTATCCATTGAAATGacgaatttgttgaaatttccgccgaaattttggcaaaaagtcAATGCAATaccaatagaaaaaatacggtagctATGATCTCAAATTACGCCTCGTTTTTGCTGCATTAcgttattttttgttacaactttttatcttatttttgtttatttcgtGTTTTGTTGAATTAAGAACATTTTCGGGCAATGAGTGTACATAATATTACCAACGTTGATCACCCATcggctgaaaatatattttattcaatgaaaaccacaaaattaaaaaccagcAGTAAAagtttaactaaaaaaaacaattttccaactaAACTAAAATTATGGCAATTTAATacgttctttaaaaaaactcacaagtTTCCATAGTGTCATGGCACACTACCTGATCCGTGTACATAGCGTTAcccattttgggaccaaaatCCTATAAAtcgattatttcaaaaagttcaactgaTGACCAAGAAAAGAGACAACGCCCAAAGTGTTgtatgaaaaagagaaaagaagagaaaacagTTGTCCTGAAAGAATGGGAGGTTGACCCGAATGGAAGACGAGAACTGTCTTGGTCATTCTCATTGATCAGCTAGCTGAATGTATATCACTGATCAGCTGTAGGAatgaagattattttaaaacaacattCAAGAATCTATTACAAATCGGGGTTTGCAACAGAAAAACACCGCAGTTTATCCTAGATTTCCCCATAAAACTTACATTATTCGAAAGAAAACCATTGAATTAGGTAACATCAAAATACGTcacttttaacaaaaatatatattcgatatgaaatttcatttctaATTCATTTGATTCccgtaacattttttttgtgatattgAGATTGTCTAGAGGGAGGAAgtattttggaagattttgtttacgtctgtgttttttttactcAACTCGATCAAAAACAGTTCACAAAACTTGGAATGAGCTCAAATAAGTTTCATGGAAccgtttaaaatattattattctGTAGTATTTTTGTAACTGGATATTTCTATTAATATCTTCTCTAACCAGTATTGTACGATGATGATTTCGGTTGAGCACAccaaaaaagggaaaagaaAGAATATCCCAGGTGTTAACCACATGttgcatttgaaaatatcaaaaattttaggcaaatATATGTGACAGATGTGCTCGCCAGTTAACCCTAGTTCAATTCACTTTCATTCACTTCATCTGTCAAGTGTGCACTGTTCACAAATGCAGTCTAAAGTCTCTATCCTTATCGAGCGCGTCAATGTTATCGAGGAGCAACCTGTAAAGCTCCAGGAGTTCGATGACGATGTCTATCCAGGAATTGTCATAGCCGTTGAACAAACCAGCTTCTTTGCGTAAGTTTTAccaattcatgaaaatttttgcatcaTTTTTGAGTGGCAATAAGAACACATTTTTGAGTCAGtttaatatcagaaaaatttctaaatacaaatattcaaaaccaATGGCTCCATGTTTAACGTTTCAGGCGCTGCAAGAAGGTAATTGTCAACACAGTCGTCAGCATGACCTGCGGTGTCTCCAACATTCCATACAGTTTCTTTGCCAGAACCAACCAAACTGCCGGACCAAAGCCTGCTTGCATCACTATCAACGACCTCCCGCCAGTTTAAATGATTACGCACATAATTTTCCCCCTAATGTTAACTTGGAAAACTCTTGTGTTTAATGGGAAATGTACTTTTTCCCATTTCCCCTTAATTTCCTCACATCTGTGCAATATTCACAAGCAATAATCTacacttttttcgatttttttttctattctctGGACAgttaacaaagaaaaaaattttgaagcaaaggTTCTGTTGATATTCTGAAttcattttgcattttctcttcttgtttgaaaaataataaataaaaattgaactcctaatttttatgaaaaattcggttttgatcaaagtttcataaattctgaaaacgtGATAAACACATCTACGCAGGTGCAGCCAGTTCTCCGCGAGCACGCACACATTATAATTACAGCGCTATGTTGTATCCAAGCAACGGCGTAATCAAGAACGCGCCGCTTGACTTCTCGTGAGTGTGCATTCATTTGTGCTTGAAAGATTTCCAGTTCAAAATGATGCAGTGCGACGATGATGGTTCATCATGTCACATTGAAAAGGATCACGGATTTTTAGCCACTCTGGTTGAATCGTTCACCGCAGGTACAAAAAATACATCCCCCTAACGTTCAGATTGAtgtattacaaaaatttttgtagggACTCCATTTTCTGCGTTTCTCCTTGCTggtgaaatttgttttgttataACGCTTTTCGCATCAATACCTAATACCAGAAAAGATTCtgtattttgttttctagCAACAATATTTGCTCCATTTCTGGTTAAAACAAGTGTAGAAGTGGCAtactttatttcaatttatttttacacttCATCTTACACTTTTTGGAGCTGGATTCACGATTCCGTCGTTTCTTTTTGTTACTCCAGTTTCTTATTCAACTTTCAATATGGAATGGTGCTCTATTCCTGGCAGTCAATAATTGTAGCAGTGAAGAAAAGACCAGT comes from Caenorhabditis elegans chromosome X and encodes:
- the F47B10.6 gene encoding Phage protein (Confirmed by transcript evidence); translated protein: MSVKLDDLTGMLNLISHEKHIQHLDDLVTRYRELVCQLCTVIEMECMSEQEYILEIYDEAFGTGQRVINNEFPLATTSEEFVAMIGKMERSVYRLEAVKRVLKICFINNFIRFDDNFNV
- the F47B10.5 gene encoding uncharacterized protein (Confirmed by transcript evidence) — protein: MGNAMYTDQVVCHDTMETCRSHCDKSECVFMDNCNNMGKKFVCIPFDPKFMMWLMIISFFIVLLTCSSLVACYICRAVRRSYQMQVQYNSNREVVFQNPGRVHHVQYDSPRRNDYAQQRY
- the F47B10.4 gene encoding ADH_N domain-containing protein (Confirmed by transcript evidence), which translates into the protein MQSKVSILIERVNVIEEQPVKLQEFDDDVYPGIVIAVEQTSFFARCKKVIVNTVVSMTCGVSNIPYSFFARTNQTAGPKPACITINDLPPV